The DNA segment GACGCGGCGACCGTGCCGCGCGGCCGGGGCGTACCGGGGCCTGAGCGAGCGGGGGCGTTCCGGAGAGCCTGAGCGAGCGGGGCCGGGGGCGGTCGTGGCCGGGGCAGGGCACCCTTGCCCGGCGTGTGTCCGTCGGCAAGGATCGGTGCCATGCCGATCAAGGGTGTCCTCTTCGACTTCTCCGGGACGCTGTTCCGGATCGAATCCGTCCGTTCCTGGCTCGCCGCGACGCTCGCCGAGCGGGGGGTGACCGTGGACGAGGCCGCGTTCAAGCGGTACGCGGCGGAGCTGGAGGCCTACGGCGCGCTGCCGGGCGGGGCCAATCCGCAGCGGATGCCCGGTGACCTGGCGGAGGGCTGGGAGCACCGCGACGAGAGCGCGGAGCTGCACCGCGCGGTGTACACGGGTCTGGCCCGCCAGGTCGCGCTGCCCGACCCGGGTCTGTACGACGCGCTGTACGACCGCCATCTGACCCCGGACGCCTGGCGCCCCTACCCGGACGCCGCGGAGGTGCTCGCGGGGCTGCGCGGGGCCGGGGCGCGGATCGGGATCGTCAGCAACATCGGCTGGGACCTGCGGCCCGTCTTCCGGGCGCACGGGCTGGACCGGTACGTGGACGCGTATGTGCTGTCCTTCGAGCACGGTGTGCAGAAGCCGGACGTCCGCCTCTTCCGTACGGCGTGCGCGCTGCTGGGGCAGGAACCGGCGGACGTGGTGATGGTGGGCGACAACCGGGATGCGGACGGCGGGGCTGCCGCGCTGGGCTGCGAGGTGCGTTTCGTACGCCATCTGCCCGTGGCGGAACGGCCCCACGGACTGCGGGAGCTCGGACTTGCCGAGAAGGTTGCTTGAGACACATGTGAGAGATGTCCCTGACGTGCAATGGGTCGGATTGTCACATCGTGGCCTTAGCCTGTAGGCATGTCCCCGACTCCCTGCCCGTCCGATTCCGTACGCCCCGCAGCCGTGGTGAATGAAGACATTCGCGACCTGTGGCGGCGTTCGGGCGGTCACCTGTCCCCGGAGGACGAGGAGCAGTATCAGCGGCTGCTCGTCGAGTGGGCCGCCGCGACCGGGGGCAGCGACAGGCCGGCCGCCTGAACGGGGCGCGTCCCGGCTCCGGCGATCCCCTGCGTCGCCGGAACCGGTTCGGGTGGGGGTACAGCATGTCCCGTCCCGGCTGATCGGTCAATCAAGGACCGGGGGAAGCACAGGGGCCGGCAGGAGCCCGGCGGGTCAGCGTTCGCCGAGGCGGGCGGCCTGGCGGGCCGCCGCTTCCAGGACGCGGTCGAGCAGTCCGGGGAAGAGCGCGTCGAGGTCGTCCCGGCGCAGCCCGTTCATCTTGGCGGTGCCCCGGTAGGTCTGCCGGACGATGCCGCTCTCGCGCAGCACCCGGAAGTGGTGCGTGGTGGTGGACTTGGTGACCGGAAGGTCGAAACAGGAACAGGTCAGCTCGTCCTCGGCGGCGGCCAGTTCGCGCACGACGCTCAGCCGGACCGGGTCCGAGAGAGCGTGCAGGACGGTTTCGATCCTGATGTCGTCGCGGGCCGGGTGGGGCAGGGTGCGCGCGCCCGCTGCCGGTTCGGTGGTGCTGGCAGGGGTCACGGTCGCTCTCCGCATCGTCGCTCCGTCCGGAACCCCCATACTACGAGACTCGTCGTAGTTCGACGACGCGAAGGACCGGAGGCATATAGGTCAGGAACTGTCCTGATGAATGTCTAGCGTAGGACTGTGGCCGGACGACGGGAACCGGCCCCAGCGGGAGGCGCAGCCATGACGAGCACGGCCGGTATCCGGGAGAACGCCGAGACCTTCACGAGCGCCGCACACCTGGAGAACTGGCTGGCGGAGCACCACGCCGACAGCGCGGGGGTCTGGATGCGGATCGCCAAGCGGAACTCGGGCGTGGCGTCGGTGACCGTCGACGAGTACACCGACGCGCTGCTCTGCTACGGCTGGATCACCGGGCAGCGCAAGTCCTGCGACGAGGTGTACTACCTCCAGCGGATCACGCCCCGCCGGCCGCGCAGCGTCTGGTCGCTGGTCAATGTGGAGAAGGCCGAGGCGCTCATCGAGGACGGCCGGATGCGTGCCCCCGGCCTCGCCGAGATCGAGGCGGCCCGTGCGGACGGGCGGTGGGAGGCCGCGTATCCCTCGCAGAGCCGGGCCACCGTGCCCGCCGACCTCGCCGAGGCACTGGCGGCGGACGAGGTGGCGGGCCGCTTCTACGCGGGGCTCGGCAGGTCCGACCGTTATCTGGTGCTCCTGCGGCTGATGACGGCCCCGTCGCCGGAGGTCAGGGCGGCGCGCCTGGACCGGGCGGTGGCGGCCATGGCGCAGGGCCGCAAGGCCGCCTGAGCCGCCCGGTCAGATGGCGTAGCCGTACTGGACGGGGGCGTGCACCGTGCCGTTGAGGGCGCGGGCCGCGTCGCGGGCCCAGGAGGGGCTGCGCAGCAGTTCGCGCCCGAGGAGCACGGCGTCGGCGCGGCCCTCGGTGAGGATCTTCTCGGCGTGCTGCGGGTCGGTGATGAGGCCGACCGCCGCCACCGGCAGCGAGGTCTCCCGCTTCACGCGCTCGGCGAACGGCACCTGGTAGCCGGGGCCGGTCTCGATGCGGGCGCGGGGCGCGTTGCCGCCCGTGGATACGTCGAGCAGGTCGACTCCGTGGTCGCGCAGCAGCGCGGCGAGCCGTACGGTCTCGTCGGCGGTCCAGCCCTCGCGCTCGTCCTCGGGGTTCTCGGTGAGCCAGTCCGTCGCGGAGACGCGGAAGAAGACCGGCAGGTCCTCGGGCCACACCTCGCGCACCGCGTCCACGATCTGGAGGGCGAGGCGGACGCGGTTGTCGAAGCCGCCGCCGTACTCGTCGGTGCGGCGGTTGGTGTACGGGGAGAGGAACTGGCCGATGAGGTAGCCGTGGGCGCCGTGCACCTCGGCGACCTGGAAGCCCGCGTCGAGCGCGCGGCGGGCGGCCTCGCGGAAGTCGTCCACGACGCCGGCGATCTCCTCGCGGGTCAGCTCGTGCGGGACCGGGTGGCCGTCGTCGAAGGGGATCGGGCTGGGGGCGACCGGGGTCCAGCCGTGCGCCTCGGGGCCGACCGGGCCGCCGCCGGTCCAGGGCGCCGCGGTGGACGCCTTGCGGCCGGCATGGGCGAGTTGGATACCGACGACCGAGCCCTGCGCCTTGACGAAGTCGGTGATCCGGCGGAACGCGCGGACCTGGGTGTCGTTCCAGATGCCCAGGTCGGCCGGGCTGATCCGGCCCTCCGGGCTGACGGCAGTCGCCTCGGTGAGGATCAGGCCGGTGCCGCCGGTGGCGCGGGCCGCCAGGTGCGTGAAGTGCCAGTCGTTGGGCACGCCCGCCTCCGGACCCTCCGGCGCGGCGCTGTACTGGCACATCGGCGCCATCCACACCTTGTTGGGCACGACAAGCGACCTGATGGTGAGGGGCTCGAAGAGGGCACTCACGACGGACTCCGTTTCGCCGGTTACGGAAGAATCGCTAGTACGATACATCCCGTAGTACGACGCTCGTCAAATTACGATGAGTCTCGTATGAGTGAGTGCCCGTGCGTCTCCGGCCGTGTGCGCCGGGTTCAGCGCGGTTTGAGCGGGTACGAGCTGCGGCCGGCCGCGTCGTCGATCTCGTCGTGTGCCTTGGTCAGCAGCTTCATCGCCAGTTCGTTGAGCGCGCGGGCTCCGGCGATCTCCTCCCCCACGCGCGGCTGCTCGGCGTCCGAGGGGTGGCGGCTGGCATAGCCGTGCGCGCGCACCTCCTGTCCGTCGGAGAGCCGCACCAGGGCGGCCGCGCGGGTCCGATGGGTGTCCTCCTCGAATTCCAGCTCGATGTGCCAGCCGACTGCGGTCCGGGTCATGGCGCTTCACCTCCGGAAGGGGTCTCCCTCCAGGGTGCGCCTCCCGCGCTCCGGGCGCGCGGGCGGGCCGGGGCGGGCCGCCGGGGGTTGCTCAGGCCCCGGCCGCCCGGCCCCGGCGGCGCAGCGTGATGCGGGCGTCCGCGTCGTACATCTGGTTCCAGCCGCGACCGGAGCCGGACGACCAGGTGACGTGGGTGGTGTTCCCGTCGGTGCGGACGGCCTCCACCGTCATGGCGCGCTCCCCGTCCCGCACGTCGCCCCGGCGCAGTGCGTCCGCCCGGACGGTGACCGGGTCCGCCGGACTCCGCTCGGCCTCGTCCGCCGCGAGGCCGAGCGCGGCCGCCAGTTGCCGGGCGCGCGCCGGGGCGCAGACGAAGGAGAGCGTGC comes from the Streptomyces sp. NBC_00525 genome and includes:
- a CDS encoding HAD family hydrolase; amino-acid sequence: MPIKGVLFDFSGTLFRIESVRSWLAATLAERGVTVDEAAFKRYAAELEAYGALPGGANPQRMPGDLAEGWEHRDESAELHRAVYTGLARQVALPDPGLYDALYDRHLTPDAWRPYPDAAEVLAGLRGAGARIGIVSNIGWDLRPVFRAHGLDRYVDAYVLSFEHGVQKPDVRLFRTACALLGQEPADVVMVGDNRDADGGAAALGCEVRFVRHLPVAERPHGLRELGLAEKVA
- a CDS encoding ArsR/SmtB family transcription factor — protein: MTPASTTEPAAGARTLPHPARDDIRIETVLHALSDPVRLSVVRELAAAEDELTCSCFDLPVTKSTTTHHFRVLRESGIVRQTYRGTAKMNGLRRDDLDALFPGLLDRVLEAAARQAARLGER
- a CDS encoding YdeI/OmpD-associated family protein yields the protein MTSTAGIRENAETFTSAAHLENWLAEHHADSAGVWMRIAKRNSGVASVTVDEYTDALLCYGWITGQRKSCDEVYYLQRITPRRPRSVWSLVNVEKAEALIEDGRMRAPGLAEIEAARADGRWEAAYPSQSRATVPADLAEALAADEVAGRFYAGLGRSDRYLVLLRLMTAPSPEVRAARLDRAVAAMAQGRKAA
- a CDS encoding NADH:flavin oxidoreductase/NADH oxidase, with translation MSALFEPLTIRSLVVPNKVWMAPMCQYSAAPEGPEAGVPNDWHFTHLAARATGGTGLILTEATAVSPEGRISPADLGIWNDTQVRAFRRITDFVKAQGSVVGIQLAHAGRKASTAAPWTGGGPVGPEAHGWTPVAPSPIPFDDGHPVPHELTREEIAGVVDDFREAARRALDAGFQVAEVHGAHGYLIGQFLSPYTNRRTDEYGGGFDNRVRLALQIVDAVREVWPEDLPVFFRVSATDWLTENPEDEREGWTADETVRLAALLRDHGVDLLDVSTGGNAPRARIETGPGYQVPFAERVKRETSLPVAAVGLITDPQHAEKILTEGRADAVLLGRELLRSPSWARDAARALNGTVHAPVQYGYAI
- a CDS encoding DUF1876 domain-containing protein, coding for MTRTAVGWHIELEFEEDTHRTRAAALVRLSDGQEVRAHGYASRHPSDAEQPRVGEEIAGARALNELAMKLLTKAHDEIDDAAGRSSYPLKPR